A genomic region of Castor canadensis chromosome 16, mCasCan1.hap1v2, whole genome shotgun sequence contains the following coding sequences:
- the Cadm4 gene encoding cell adhesion molecule 4, whose translation MGRARRFQWPLLLLWAAAAGPGTGQEVQTENVTVAEGGVAEITCRLHQYDGSIVVIQNPARQTLFFNGTRALKDERFQLEEFSPRRVRIRLSDARLEDEGGYFCQLYTEDTHHQIATLTVLVAPENPVVEVREQAVEGGEVELSCLVPRSRPAAVLRWYRDRKELKGVSSGQENGKVWSVASTVRFRVDRKDDGGIVICEAQNQALPSGHSKQTQYVLDVQYSPTARIHASQAVVREGDTLVLTCAVTGNPRPNQIRWNRGNESLPERAEAVGETLTLPGLVSADNGTYTCEASNKHGHARALYVLVVYDPGAVVEAQTSVPYAIVGGILALLVFLIICVLVGMVWCSVRQKGSYLTHEASGLDEQGEAREAFLNGSEGHKRKEEFFI comes from the exons GGACAGGACAGGAAGTACAGACAGAGAACGTGACAGTGGCTGAGGGTGGGGTGGCAGAGATCACCTGCCGTCTGCATCAATATGATGGATCCATTGTGGTCATCCAGAACCCCGCCCGGCAGACCCTCTTCTTCAATGGCACCCGAG CCCTGAAGGACGAGCGTTTCCAGCTTGAGGAGTTCTCCCCGCGCCGGGTGCGCATCCGGCTCTCAGATGCCCGCCTGGAGGACGAGGGGGGCTACTTCTGCCAGCTCTATACAGAGGACACGCACCACCAGATTGCCACTCTCACTGTCCTAG TGGCCCCGGAGAATCCGGTGGTGGAGGTCCGAGAGCAGGCGGTGGAGGGCGGCGAGGTGGAGCTCAGCTGCCTAGTTCCGCGGTCGCGGCCCGCAGCAGTCCTGCGCTGGTACCGTGACCGCAAGGAGCTGAAAG GAGTGAGCAGCGGCCAGGAAAATGGCAAGGTCTGGAGCGTGGCGAGCACCGTCCGATTCCGCGTGGACCGAAAGGACGACGGTGGTATCGTCATCTGCGAAGCGCAAAACCAGGCGCTGCCCTCTGGACACAGCAAGCAGACGCAGTACGTGCTGGACGTGCAGT ACTCCCCCACGGCCAGGATCCACGCCTCCCAAGCTGTGGTGAGGGAGGGAGACACGCTGGTGCTGACGTGCGCTGTCACGGGCAACCCCAG GCCAAACCAGATCCGTTGGAATCGTGGGAATGAGTCTCTGCCAGAGAGAGCAGAGGCAGTGGGGGAGACGCTCACGCTTCCGGGTCTGGTATCTGCGGATAACGGTACCTACACCTGCGAGGCATCGAACAAGCACGGCCACGCGAGGGCGCTCTACGTGCTGGTGGTATACG ACCCCGGTGCGGTGGTAGAAGCTCAGACGTCGGTTCCCTATGCCATTGTTGGCGGCATCCTGGCGCTACTGGTGTTTCTGATCATATGTGTGCTAGTGGGCATGGTCTGGTGCTCCGTACGACAGAAGG GCTCCTATCTGACCCACGAGGCCAGTGGCTTGGATGAGCAGGGAGAAGCAAGAGAAGCCTTCCTCAATGGCAGCGAGGGACACAAGAGGAAAGAAGAATTCTTTATctga